The region GGCTAATAACCTTCAAAACAACGGGTGAAAATGACCAGGATAAAATTAAAAAACTCGTTGCTGAGAATACGTTTGACAGGGTTTTTATTGCCGGTGGTGATGGGACTATAAAACAAGTCGCAGAAGCTTTAATAGACTTTTTAATTCCTATTGCAATCTTTCCGGCAGGTTCTGCCAACGGTCTTGCTGTTAATTTAGGTATTCCAATCAACCTGGAAGAACAGTTAAAAATAGCTTTGGGCAATAAGCATACAGAAATGGATATGCTGGAAATTAATGGTGAACTTTGCCTGCATATTAGCGATCTTGGATTAAATGCAGAATTAATTAAAAATTACGAACATTCCAGGATTAGAGGAAAAATGGGCTATTTGCTACAATCTATACCTACCCTTTGGGAAAGTAAATATCCTTTTGAATTTGAGATTGAACTGAATAATAAAAGATTTACCAGAAAAGGAATTCTTCTTGCATTTGCCAATGCCAAAAAATATGGCACCGGCGCCAATGTAAATCCTAAAGGCAAAATAGATGACGGGGTTTTTGAAATCCTGTTATTTAAAAATTTCGACGTCCTGGAGATTCTAAAAACATTACGGAATGAAACAGATGTAAACTCAGAGTTTGTAGAGATAATTCCGGTTAAAAGCGCCAGGGTCTTCTGTAGAAAACCGGTCGCTTTTCAGATTGATGGAGAATATATTGGAGAAAAGGAAGAAATTTCTGTCAAAATTTCGCCCAAAAAACTACCGATAATGACATATTAATGGGTTTATATTGAAATTTTATCAACAATAATTGTAAAATCCTGATACTTTCACGTGTCAAAATTACATTTATTTTTCAAATTGCTGTTATTCAGCTATTTAACATTCATTACGAATTTTTTAATAGAATTTTAAGCTACGTTTTATTCTCAATTCACCCTTCTTTATACTCATTTCCGAAAACACGCAAACGTTTGCGTTTATAGCCTGCATAATAATTAGCATAATTTTTTACTAATTTAGATCATCAACTTAATGGTTTAATTAATCAACTGTAAAATTAAATTTATGAAACAAAGATTACTCAAAATCGGTTTGTTTCTGTTTGCTATTTTCAGCTTTGGCTTTGTCCAGGCGCAGGAAACAATAACGGGAACAGTAACCGATGGGGAAATGCCCTTACCGGGAGTGAATGTTGTGGTAAAAGGTACCTCCAATGGTACCGTAACCGACTTTGACGGAAATTATTCGTTAAACGATGTTCCAGGTGATGGTGTGCTGGTATTTAGCTTTGTAGGCTATGCCCAACAAGAAATTTCGGTAGACGGAAGAACAACAATTAACGCAACAATGGCAGAAGATGCCAGTGCACTTAGCGAAGTAGTTGTTATTGGTTATGGTAATGTAGAAAGAAGAGACGCGACTGGTGCGGTTTCTACAGTTTCATCTGAAGAATTTAACCAGGGTGTAATTTCTTCGCCAGAAGAACTTATACAAGGTAAAACAGCCGGATTACAGGTAACCACTTCTAGTGGGGAGCCGGGAGCCGGAGTTAACATTCGTATTCGTGGTACAACATCGGTTAGAGGTGGTAACAATCCTCTATTTGTAGTAGATGGGGTTCCATTGGCTGGAGATGAAGTTTCGGCAGGTGGGGATGATGTAGGTTTTGGATCTTCCAGTTCTAAAAACCCACTTAATTTCCTTAACCCATCTGATATTGAAAGTATGAGTGTACTTAAGGATGCATCTGCAACCGCCATTTATGGTTCCAGGGGAGCTAATGGGGTTGTTATTAT is a window of Salegentibacter salegens DNA encoding:
- a CDS encoding diacylglycerol/lipid kinase family protein, whose product is MKEIQKVLLIVNPISGDLNKKNIIETVENELLKINARLITFKTTGENDQDKIKKLVAENTFDRVFIAGGDGTIKQVAEALIDFLIPIAIFPAGSANGLAVNLGIPINLEEQLKIALGNKHTEMDMLEINGELCLHISDLGLNAELIKNYEHSRIRGKMGYLLQSIPTLWESKYPFEFEIELNNKRFTRKGILLAFANAKKYGTGANVNPKGKIDDGVFEILLFKNFDVLEILKTLRNETDVNSEFVEIIPVKSARVFCRKPVAFQIDGEYIGEKEEISVKISPKKLPIMTY